From a region of the Enterobacter cancerogenus genome:
- a CDS encoding bile acid:sodium symporter family protein, with protein MKLFRILDPFTLTLIVTVLLASFFPARGGFVPFFEGLTTAAIALLFFMHGAKLSREAIIAGGSHWRLHLWVMCSTFILFPVLGVLFAWWAPVNVDPALYTGFLYLCILPATVQSAIAFTSLAGGNVAAAVCSASASSLLGIFVSPLLVGLLMNMHGAEGNLEQVGKICLQLLLPFVLGHLSRPWTANFVTKHKKWISKTDQTSILLVVYSAFSEAVVNGIWHKVGAGSLLFIVVVSIVLLAIVIAVNVFVARKCGFNKADEITIVFCGSKKSLANGIPMANILFPTSMIGMMVLPLMIFHQIQLMVCAVLARRYKRQAEKQAQEETRAAKA; from the coding sequence ATGAAACTCTTTCGTATCCTTGATCCTTTTACGCTTACCCTCATCGTCACCGTTCTGCTGGCCTCGTTCTTTCCGGCACGCGGCGGATTCGTTCCCTTTTTTGAAGGGCTGACCACGGCGGCCATCGCCCTGCTGTTCTTTATGCACGGTGCAAAACTGTCGCGTGAAGCGATCATCGCAGGCGGCAGTCACTGGCGATTGCACCTGTGGGTGATGTGCAGCACCTTCATTCTCTTCCCCGTTCTCGGCGTCCTCTTTGCCTGGTGGGCACCGGTTAACGTCGACCCGGCGCTCTATACCGGCTTCCTGTATCTGTGCATTTTGCCCGCTACCGTGCAGTCCGCAATTGCGTTTACGTCGCTGGCAGGTGGTAACGTTGCGGCGGCGGTGTGTTCGGCTTCCGCCTCCAGCCTGTTGGGCATTTTTGTCTCGCCGCTGCTGGTCGGGCTGCTGATGAACATGCATGGCGCGGAAGGTAACCTGGAGCAGGTCGGGAAGATCTGTCTGCAGCTGCTCCTGCCGTTTGTGCTTGGGCATCTCTCCCGTCCGTGGACGGCGAACTTCGTTACGAAGCACAAAAAGTGGATTTCAAAAACCGATCAGACGTCAATCCTGCTGGTGGTCTACTCCGCCTTCAGTGAAGCCGTGGTCAATGGCATCTGGCATAAAGTCGGTGCTGGCTCGCTGCTCTTCATCGTGGTGGTAAGCATTGTTCTGCTGGCGATAGTCATTGCGGTGAACGTGTTTGTGGCACGCAAATGCGGCTTCAACAAAGCCGATGAAATTACCATTGTCTTCTGCGGATCGAAAAAGAGCCTGGCGAACGGCATCCCGATGGCCAACATTCTTTTTCCAACCTCGATGATAGGGATGATGGTGCTGCCACTGATGATTTTCCATCAGATCCAGCTGATGGTCTGCGCGGTGCTGGCGCGTCGCTACAAGCGTCAGGCAGAAAAGCAGGCGCAGGAAGAGACCCGCGCCGCGAAAGCTTAA
- a CDS encoding LysR family transcriptional regulator: MNYSLRQLRIFVTVAHARSFSRAGEMIGLSQSAVSHSVKELENQTGVKLLDRTTREVVLTEAGLQLATRLERLLDELNSTLRDVGRLGQQLTGTVRVAASQTISAHLIPQCIAESNRRYPDIDFVLHDRPQQWVLESIRQGEVDFGIVIDPGQVSDLETEIVLSEPFLLLCRDDDPLAQLPHVDWMALQGANLVLQDYASGSRPLIDAALVAQGVQAEIVQEIGHPATLFPMVEAGIGISVLPALALPLPQGSRLTVKRLVPCIERQLMLVRRKNRSLSGAAQAVWEGVRIQARKLTEARTRDPLFHAPERQI; encoded by the coding sequence ATGAATTACTCACTCCGCCAGCTACGCATTTTTGTCACCGTTGCCCATGCCCGAAGCTTTAGCCGGGCAGGAGAGATGATCGGGTTGAGCCAGTCCGCCGTTAGCCACAGCGTTAAAGAGCTGGAAAACCAGACCGGCGTGAAGCTGCTTGACCGCACCACGCGCGAAGTCGTGCTTACCGAGGCCGGGCTACAGCTGGCGACGCGGCTGGAACGGCTGCTGGATGAATTGAACAGCACATTGCGGGATGTGGGGCGGCTCGGACAGCAGCTTACGGGCACCGTGCGGGTGGCGGCAAGCCAGACCATCTCTGCTCACCTCATTCCGCAATGTATTGCCGAGAGCAACCGCCGCTACCCGGATATTGATTTTGTTCTTCACGACCGTCCACAGCAGTGGGTGCTTGAGAGCATACGTCAGGGGGAGGTGGATTTCGGTATCGTTATCGATCCGGGGCAGGTGAGCGATCTGGAGACGGAAATTGTGCTTTCAGAGCCTTTCCTGCTGCTGTGCCGCGACGACGATCCGCTGGCTCAGTTGCCGCATGTTGACTGGATGGCGCTGCAGGGTGCGAACCTGGTTTTGCAGGATTACGCCTCGGGAAGCCGTCCGCTGATTGATGCCGCGCTTGTTGCGCAGGGCGTGCAGGCGGAGATTGTGCAGGAGATTGGGCATCCTGCCACGCTGTTTCCGATGGTGGAGGCGGGAATTGGCATCAGCGTGCTACCGGCGCTGGCCTTGCCTCTGCCGCAGGGTAGCCGTCTGACGGTGAAGCGACTGGTTCCCTGTATTGAACGTCAGCTGATGCTGGTGCGTCGTAAAAACCGCTCGTTGTCGGGCGCGGCACAGGCTGTCTGGGAAGGGGTGCGCATTCAGGCCCGGAAGCTAACCGAGGCTCGCACGCGCGACCCGCTGTTCCACGCGCCGGAACGTCAGATATAG
- a CDS encoding FlxA-like family protein yields MTTIQTSTPSLQTSSSGSSDSGGNDIAAQISRITAKIVKLTQQLKEIPNGSGSVEDKKKEQEMIQMQLKMLQTQLAQLQRQQAEEAQQKHEQKQARAEGVNIPSDDRQIDIYI; encoded by the coding sequence ATGACAACCATTCAGACATCAACTCCCTCCCTGCAAACCAGCAGCAGCGGAAGCAGCGATTCAGGCGGTAACGATATCGCGGCCCAGATTAGCCGCATCACAGCCAAAATTGTCAAACTGACGCAGCAGCTAAAAGAGATCCCTAACGGCAGCGGCAGTGTAGAAGATAAGAAAAAAGAGCAGGAGATGATTCAGATGCAGCTCAAGATGCTGCAGACCCAGCTGGCGCAGCTTCAGCGTCAGCAGGCCGAAGAGGCGCAGCAAAAACATGAGCAGAAGCAGGCCCGTGCTGAAGGGGTAAATATTCCTTCAGACGATCGACAGATTGACATCTATATCTGA
- the gltX gene encoding glutamate--tRNA ligase produces the protein MKIKTRFAPSPTGYLHVGGARTALYSWLFARHNKGEFVLRIEDTDLERSTPEAIEAIMDGMNWLNLEWDEGPYFQTKRFDRYNAVIDEMLVAGTAYKCYCSKERLDALREEQMANGEKPRYDGRCRHDHSEHAADEPCVVRFANPQDGSVIFDDQIRGPIEFSNQELDDLIIRRTDGSPTYNFCVVVDDWDMEITHVIRGEDHINNTPRQINILKALNAPVPVYAHVSMINGDDGKKLSKRHGAVSVMQYRDDGYLPEALLNYLVRLGWASGDQEIFSREEMIELFSLNSVSKSASAFNTDKLLWLNHHYINTMPPEYVATYLQWHIEQANIDTRTGPELADLVKLLGERCKTLKEIAESCRYFYEEFDEFDADAAKKHLRPVARQPLEVVRDKLAAITDWTAENVHHAIQATADELEVGMGKVGMPLRVAVTGAGQSPALDVTVHAIGKSRSVARINKALGFIAERESQQ, from the coding sequence ATGAAAATCAAAACCCGCTTCGCGCCAAGCCCGACAGGCTATCTGCACGTCGGTGGCGCACGTACCGCGCTCTATTCCTGGCTTTTTGCACGCCATAACAAGGGCGAGTTCGTACTGCGTATTGAAGACACCGATCTCGAACGCTCCACGCCGGAAGCAATCGAAGCCATTATGGATGGTATGAACTGGCTGAATCTGGAGTGGGATGAAGGCCCGTATTTCCAGACCAAACGTTTTGACCGTTATAACGCGGTCATCGACGAGATGCTCGTGGCGGGCACGGCCTATAAATGCTACTGCTCCAAAGAACGTCTGGATGCGCTGCGCGAAGAGCAGATGGCCAATGGCGAAAAACCACGTTATGACGGTCGCTGCCGTCACGACCATAGCGAACACGCTGCCGACGAGCCGTGCGTGGTGCGTTTTGCTAACCCGCAGGACGGCTCTGTTATCTTTGATGACCAGATCCGCGGGCCGATTGAATTCAGCAACCAGGAACTGGACGACCTGATCATCCGCCGTACGGATGGCTCCCCGACCTATAACTTCTGCGTTGTGGTTGACGACTGGGATATGGAAATCACCCATGTCATTCGTGGTGAAGACCATATCAACAACACTCCACGCCAGATCAACATCCTCAAAGCGCTGAATGCCCCTGTGCCTGTGTATGCGCACGTCTCCATGATTAACGGTGATGACGGTAAAAAGCTCTCCAAACGCCATGGCGCGGTGAGCGTTATGCAGTACCGCGATGATGGCTATCTGCCAGAAGCGCTGCTGAACTATCTGGTGCGTCTGGGCTGGGCAAGTGGTGACCAGGAGATCTTCAGCCGTGAAGAGATGATCGAGCTGTTCTCGCTTAACTCCGTGAGCAAGTCTGCCAGCGCGTTCAACACGGACAAACTGCTGTGGCTGAACCATCATTACATCAACACCATGCCGCCAGAATATGTGGCAACGTACCTGCAGTGGCATATTGAGCAGGCGAACATCGATACCCGTACCGGCCCTGAGCTGGCGGATCTGGTCAAGCTGCTGGGCGAGCGCTGCAAAACCCTCAAAGAGATCGCGGAAAGCTGCCGCTATTTCTATGAAGAGTTTGACGAGTTCGATGCCGACGCGGCGAAGAAACACCTGCGCCCGGTCGCTCGTCAGCCGCTGGAAGTGGTACGTGACAAACTGGCTGCCATCACCGACTGGACGGCTGAGAATGTCCATCACGCGATTCAGGCAACCGCCGATGAGCTGGAAGTCGGCATGGGTAAAGTCGGTATGCCACTGCGCGTTGCGGTAACCGGTGCGGGCCAGTCTCCTGCGCTGGATGTCACCGTCCACGCTATCGGTAAATCACGCAGCGTCGCGCGTATTAACAAAGCGCTGGGCTTTATTGCAGAGCGTGAAAGCCAGCAGTAA
- a CDS encoding YfeC-like transcriptional regulator produces the protein MKRIRSKMTTEELADSLGVARQTVNRWIRQKGWKTEGINGVKGGRARLIHIDGRVKGHIMSLPAVRNRQTMYQLAEAPTLYGQPPTSGLLPQIIDSLENMTQDEQERLHVLLAREGIHGFLARLGIAE, from the coding sequence ATGAAAAGAATACGCAGTAAAATGACCACGGAAGAGCTGGCTGATAGCCTGGGGGTCGCAAGACAAACCGTGAACCGCTGGATACGCCAGAAAGGCTGGAAAACGGAAGGTATCAACGGTGTGAAAGGTGGCAGAGCGCGGCTTATACATATTGATGGACGCGTGAAGGGGCATATCATGAGCCTTCCCGCCGTTCGTAACCGTCAGACGATGTACCAGCTGGCAGAAGCGCCCACGTTATACGGTCAACCGCCCACGTCGGGCCTGCTCCCGCAAATAATCGATTCGCTGGAAAATATGACGCAGGACGAGCAGGAACGTTTGCACGTTTTGCTGGCTCGCGAAGGCATTCATGGTTTTCTTGCGCGACTGGGCATCGCTGAATAA
- a CDS encoding YfeC-like transcriptional regulator: protein MIKERMTPEELALLTGYSRQTINKWVRKEGWITSPKPGVQGGKARLVHVNERVREFIRSARKAPDTAEMPESGGQDGALRTLLLTLANEMTPDEQKQMTSLLLREGITGLLQRLGIRDQN from the coding sequence ATGATCAAGGAACGAATGACGCCAGAAGAATTGGCCTTGCTCACTGGCTATAGCCGACAGACCATCAATAAATGGGTTCGTAAAGAGGGTTGGATTACATCGCCAAAACCAGGAGTTCAGGGCGGTAAGGCGCGTCTGGTACATGTGAATGAGAGAGTGCGGGAATTTATCCGCAGCGCACGTAAGGCTCCAGACACCGCTGAAATGCCGGAAAGCGGCGGCCAGGACGGCGCGCTTCGCACTTTACTTCTGACGCTGGCGAATGAAATGACGCCGGATGAGCAAAAGCAGATGACATCTCTGTTACTGCGGGAAGGGATTACCGGATTGTTGCAACGTTTAGGGATTCGCGACCAGAACTGA
- a CDS encoding sensor domain-containing phosphodiesterase, with the protein MKRKTDNNVKIIMLALALCLFTVPFSRYVSPRAVVNGYEVYLAWLPLSVMLAAVLLFGRRAVIPVLISIIVTNIYNLQLTALQHVILVCCQTFPVFAACGLLRLVIGPRWRHSVPNKYIGMRIFWLGFMVPVGIKLLMYLAGYLFDFPVAVSTFFGEGSAIYNIIDIQSLICAALIFTMMFYYPLRMIMNPGYARVFWRRSLKPFLFNKKPLFIIVWLTLLVLFIAILCAPFESPIIAGYLMPIVFILFTLGISRLSYALISLLWAVSALMLLTYNYNFLNGVETGYSLSFILSVLISFAICLLYMSKIYRRSEWMKQGWQERALTDPLTGLPNIRALEDYLQDHPDAKVCCLRMDNLEFLSRHYGILMRVHCKRSVTATLQPYLQQEEKLFQLPGSELVVVLLGPEPSERLQYMVDHLNSRKIIWNKTALEIEFGAAWGEVEGGEHLHPMLGQLSWLAEQSCANHRVLGLTNSLETVSGQTTDRVLMLGRIKRALEEGGLRLYAQPIQNAQGKGYYEILTRIESEGEIITPDRFIPLVAQFNLSHRFDMSVVESLLEWLKNHPEPHAETRFSVNLMPLTLMQKEAASEIIQLFERYFVSPNAVVIEITEEQAFSNSGASIKNIQTLREYGFRIAIDDFGTGYANYERLKRLQADIIKIDGCFVKDICSDSMDAMIVQSICNLAKTKSLCVVAEYVETPEQREMLLRFGVDYLQGYLIGKPAPLSELQA; encoded by the coding sequence ATGAAAAGAAAAACTGACAATAATGTAAAGATAATAATGCTTGCCCTGGCATTGTGTCTGTTTACGGTCCCTTTTTCCCGCTATGTTTCTCCTCGGGCGGTTGTTAACGGTTACGAGGTTTATTTGGCATGGTTGCCGTTGAGCGTAATGCTGGCCGCCGTTTTATTATTTGGCCGACGGGCGGTTATTCCGGTTCTGATAAGTATTATTGTAACAAATATTTATAATCTTCAGCTAACCGCGCTTCAGCACGTTATCTTAGTGTGTTGTCAGACTTTTCCCGTGTTTGCGGCGTGCGGCCTGCTTCGGCTGGTGATCGGGCCGCGCTGGCGGCACAGCGTGCCAAATAAATATATTGGGATGCGTATTTTTTGGCTCGGCTTTATGGTGCCTGTCGGGATTAAACTCCTGATGTATCTGGCGGGCTATTTATTTGATTTCCCCGTGGCGGTCTCCACTTTCTTCGGAGAAGGCTCCGCCATTTATAACATCATTGATATTCAAAGCCTGATTTGTGCAGCGCTAATATTTACCATGATGTTCTATTACCCATTAAGAATGATAATGAATCCCGGTTATGCCAGGGTGTTCTGGCGTCGAAGCTTAAAGCCGTTTCTTTTCAATAAAAAGCCGTTATTTATCATCGTCTGGTTAACGCTGTTAGTTCTCTTTATCGCAATTTTATGTGCGCCCTTTGAGTCGCCGATTATTGCCGGCTACCTGATGCCGATCGTCTTTATCCTCTTCACGCTGGGGATAAGCCGTCTGAGCTATGCGCTGATCTCCTTGCTCTGGGCTGTATCAGCCCTGATGCTGCTGACCTACAACTACAACTTTTTGAATGGCGTAGAAACGGGCTACTCGCTCTCCTTTATCTTGTCGGTGCTGATCTCATTTGCTATCTGCCTGCTCTATATGTCGAAGATCTACCGCCGCAGCGAATGGATGAAGCAGGGCTGGCAGGAAAGGGCGCTCACCGATCCGTTGACCGGGTTACCCAACATCCGCGCGCTGGAAGACTATCTGCAGGACCACCCCGACGCCAAAGTCTGTTGTCTGCGGATGGACAACCTGGAGTTCCTCAGTCGCCATTACGGCATACTGATGCGGGTACATTGCAAACGATCGGTCACCGCCACCCTTCAGCCTTATTTGCAACAAGAGGAAAAGCTCTTTCAGCTACCCGGTAGCGAGTTGGTTGTGGTGTTGCTTGGGCCGGAACCGTCCGAGCGGCTCCAGTACATGGTGGATCACCTGAACAGCCGGAAGATTATCTGGAACAAAACGGCGCTGGAAATCGAGTTCGGTGCAGCGTGGGGCGAAGTGGAAGGCGGTGAGCACTTGCACCCTATGCTGGGCCAGCTGAGCTGGCTTGCAGAACAATCCTGCGCCAACCACCGCGTTCTGGGGCTGACCAACAGCCTGGAGACCGTCTCGGGCCAGACAACGGATCGGGTGTTGATGCTGGGCCGCATTAAGCGGGCGCTCGAAGAAGGTGGCCTTCGTCTGTACGCGCAGCCCATCCAGAACGCGCAGGGGAAGGGGTATTACGAGATTTTGACCCGTATAGAGAGCGAGGGCGAAATCATCACTCCTGACCGCTTTATCCCGCTTGTTGCCCAGTTTAACCTGAGCCATCGGTTTGATATGAGCGTGGTTGAAAGCCTTCTGGAATGGCTTAAGAACCACCCGGAACCACACGCCGAAACGCGTTTCTCCGTCAACCTGATGCCGCTGACGCTGATGCAAAAAGAGGCGGCGAGCGAGATAATTCAGCTCTTTGAGCGCTATTTTGTCAGCCCAAATGCAGTGGTCATCGAAATAACCGAAGAGCAGGCCTTCTCTAATTCCGGGGCGAGCATTAAAAATATCCAGACGCTTCGGGAGTATGGCTTTCGCATAGCAATCGATGATTTTGGCACGGGATACGCCAATTACGAGCGCCTCAAACGCCTGCAGGCTGACATCATTAAGATTGATGGCTGCTTCGTCAAAGATATCTGTAGTGACAGCATGGACGCGATGATCGTCCAGTCAATATGCAATCTGGCGAAGACGAAATCGCTCTGCGTGGTGGCTGAATATGTAGAGACACCGGAGCAGCGAGAGATGCTGCTGCGCTTCGGGGTGGATTATCTGCAGGGGTATCTCATCGGCAAACCCGCGCCGCTAAGCGAACTGCAGGCATAA
- a CDS encoding NupC/NupG family nucleoside CNT transporter — translation MDRVLHFVLALVVVTALALLVSHDRKKIRIRFVVQLLVIEVLLAWFFLNSNVGLGFVKGFSEMFEKLLGFANEGTNFVFGNMNDQGLAFFFLKVLCPIVFISALIGILQHIRVLPVVIRAIGTVLSKVNGMGKLESFNAVSSLILGQSENFIAYKDILGKMSRNRMYTMAATAMSTVSMSIVGAYMTMLEPKYVVAALVLNMFSTFIVLSLINPYRVEEGEENLQMANLHEGQSFFEMLGEYILAGFKVAIIVAAMLIGFIALISALNALFAAVLGISFQGILGYIFYPVAWVMGVPAHEALQVGSIMATKLVSNEFVAMMDLQKIASTLSPRAEGILSVFLVSFANFSSIGIIAGAIKGLNEEQGNVVSRFGLKLVYGSTLVSVLSASIAALVL, via the coding sequence ATGGACCGCGTCCTTCATTTTGTCCTGGCACTCGTTGTCGTTACTGCGCTTGCGTTGCTGGTCAGCCATGACCGCAAAAAAATCCGCATCCGCTTTGTTGTTCAGCTTCTGGTTATTGAAGTTTTACTCGCGTGGTTCTTCCTGAACTCCAACGTGGGACTCGGCTTCGTCAAAGGCTTTTCCGAAATGTTCGAAAAACTGCTCGGTTTTGCCAACGAAGGGACCAATTTCGTCTTCGGTAATATGAACGATCAAGGCCTGGCGTTCTTCTTCCTGAAAGTGCTGTGCCCTATCGTCTTTATCTCTGCGCTGATTGGTATTTTGCAGCACATCCGCGTGTTGCCTGTTGTTATCCGCGCTATCGGTACCGTGCTGTCAAAAGTGAACGGTATGGGCAAACTGGAATCTTTCAACGCCGTAAGCTCCCTGATCCTCGGTCAGTCTGAGAACTTTATCGCGTATAAAGACATCCTCGGCAAAATGTCCCGCAATCGTATGTACACCATGGCTGCAACGGCGATGTCTACCGTTTCCATGTCGATTGTTGGCGCATACATGACCATGCTGGAGCCAAAATACGTTGTTGCGGCACTGGTTCTGAACATGTTCAGCACCTTTATCGTTCTGTCTCTGATCAACCCGTACCGTGTTGAAGAGGGCGAAGAGAACCTGCAGATGGCAAATCTGCATGAAGGTCAGAGCTTCTTCGAAATGCTGGGTGAATACATTCTGGCGGGCTTTAAGGTTGCGATTATCGTTGCGGCAATGCTGATCGGCTTTATCGCCCTGATTTCAGCCCTGAACGCCCTGTTCGCGGCGGTGCTCGGTATCTCCTTCCAGGGCATTCTGGGCTATATCTTCTACCCTGTTGCCTGGGTAATGGGTGTTCCGGCTCACGAAGCGCTGCAGGTCGGCAGTATCATGGCCACCAAACTGGTGTCTAACGAATTCGTTGCAATGATGGATCTGCAGAAAATTGCCAGCACGCTCTCTCCGCGCGCAGAAGGCATCCTCTCTGTGTTCCTGGTTTCCTTCGCCAACTTCTCATCCATCGGTATTATCGCCGGTGCGATTAAAGGTCTGAACGAAGAACAGGGCAACGTGGTTTCTCGCTTTGGTCTGAAGCTGGTGTACGGTTCGACGCTGGTCAGCGTGCTCTCCGCCTCTATCGCGGCGCTGGTCCTGTAA
- a CDS encoding Nramp family divalent metal transporter — MTNSRVEGSSGRAARKLRFALMGPAFIAAIGYIDPGNFATNIQAGASFGYKLLWVVVWANFMAMLIQMLSAKLGIATGKNLAEQIRDHYPRPAVWLYWIQAEIIAMATDLAEFIGAAIGFKLILGVSLLQGAVLTGIATFLILMLQRRGQKPLEKVIGGLLLFVAAAYIVELVFSQPNLVQLGKGMAIPSLPNTEAVFLAAGVLGATIMPHVIYLHSSLTQDLHGGTRKDRYSATKWDVAIAMTIAGFVNLAMMATAAAAFHFNGHTGVADLDQAYLTLEPLLSHAAATIFGLSLVAAGLSSTVVGTLAGQVVMQGFVRFHIPLWVRRAVTMLPSFIVILMGLDPTRILVMSQVLLSFGIALALVPLLIFTSDKSLMGELVNTTLVKRAGWAIVVVVVALNLWLLAGTALGL; from the coding sequence ATGACAAATAGTCGCGTAGAGGGTAGCAGTGGCAGAGCAGCGCGCAAGTTGCGGTTCGCGTTAATGGGACCTGCGTTCATTGCTGCTATTGGCTATATCGATCCGGGTAATTTTGCGACCAACATTCAGGCCGGGGCCAGCTTCGGCTATAAGCTGCTGTGGGTGGTAGTCTGGGCCAACTTCATGGCGATGCTGATCCAGATGCTTTCGGCAAAGCTGGGTATCGCCACAGGTAAAAACCTGGCGGAGCAGATCCGCGACCACTATCCGCGTCCGGCGGTGTGGCTGTACTGGATCCAGGCGGAAATTATCGCCATGGCGACCGATCTCGCCGAATTTATCGGGGCGGCTATCGGCTTCAAGCTGATTTTAGGCGTGTCGCTGCTGCAGGGGGCCGTGCTGACCGGGATTGCGACGTTCCTGATTTTGATGCTGCAGCGTCGCGGGCAAAAGCCGCTCGAAAAGGTGATTGGTGGTCTGCTGCTGTTTGTGGCCGCAGCCTATATTGTTGAGCTGGTATTTTCTCAGCCGAATCTGGTGCAGCTTGGTAAAGGGATGGCGATCCCCAGCCTGCCTAATACCGAAGCCGTATTCTTGGCGGCAGGGGTGCTGGGCGCAACCATCATGCCGCACGTTATCTATCTCCACTCTTCATTAACCCAGGATTTGCACGGCGGAACGCGTAAAGACCGCTACTCCGCCACCAAATGGGACGTGGCGATCGCCATGACCATTGCCGGATTTGTGAACCTGGCGATGATGGCAACCGCAGCTGCCGCTTTCCATTTTAATGGCCATACGGGCGTCGCCGATCTTGATCAGGCCTATCTGACCCTCGAACCCTTACTTAGCCACGCCGCGGCGACCATCTTCGGGCTTAGCCTGGTGGCTGCCGGCCTCTCCTCAACCGTGGTGGGTACGCTGGCCGGGCAGGTGGTAATGCAGGGCTTTGTGCGCTTTCATATTCCGCTCTGGGTACGTCGCGCGGTCACAATGCTGCCATCCTTCATCGTCATTCTGATGGGGCTGGATCCCACCCGTATTCTGGTGATGAGTCAGGTCTTGCTGAGCTTTGGTATCGCGCTGGCGCTGGTGCCGTTGCTGATATTTACCAGTGACAAATCGCTGATGGGGGAGTTAGTGAACACCACGCTGGTGAAAAGAGCGGGGTGGGCTATCGTGGTGGTGGTGGTGGCGCTCAACCTGTGGCTGCTGGCAGGAACGGCATTAGGGTTATAA
- the ypeC gene encoding DUF2502 domain-containing protein YpeC yields the protein MFRSLILAAVLLAAAPLVANAGEITLLPSVKLQIGDRDNYGNYWDGGGWRDRDYWHHHYEWRKNRWWRHDNGYHRGWDKRKAYERGYREGWRDRDDHRGGRGHGRGHGHGHHH from the coding sequence ATGTTCAGGTCACTGATTCTGGCTGCCGTTTTACTGGCTGCTGCACCGCTGGTTGCTAACGCGGGCGAAATCACCCTGTTGCCATCCGTAAAATTACAAATTGGCGATCGTGATAATTACGGTAACTACTGGGACGGCGGTGGCTGGCGCGACCGCGATTACTGGCACCACCATTATGAATGGCGTAAAAATCGCTGGTGGAGACACGACAATGGCTATCACCGCGGCTGGGACAAACGCAAAGCCTATGAACGCGGCTACCGTGAAGGCTGGCGCGATCGCGACGACCATCGCGGTGGCAGAGGTCACGGCAGAGGCCATGGTCACGGCCATCATCATTAA
- the mgrA gene encoding L-glyceraldehyde 3-phosphate reductase gives MGYQPDKNRYQTMQYRRCGRSGLKLPAISLGLWHNFGDATLLETSRQLLQRAFDLGITHFDLANNYGPPPGSAERNFGRILQEDFLPWRDELIISTKAGYTMWDGPYGDWGSRKYLISSLDQSLKRMGLEYVDIFYHHRPDPETPLTETMKALDHLVRQGKALYVGLSNYPAELARQAITILEDLGTPCLIHQPKYSMFERAPEAGLLDVLNEKGVGCIPFSPLAGGQLTNRYLNGIPEDSRAASGSKFLNPDQLTEEKLVKVRKLNALAESRNQKLSQMALAWILRHDAVTSVLIGASKTAQIDDAAGMLENRYFSTEELAKIDAILSGSE, from the coding sequence ATGGGTTATCAGCCGGACAAAAATCGTTATCAGACAATGCAGTATCGCCGTTGTGGACGCAGTGGTCTCAAGCTGCCCGCTATCTCCCTTGGCCTCTGGCACAACTTCGGTGACGCCACGCTACTCGAAACCAGCCGTCAACTTTTACAGCGCGCCTTCGATCTGGGCATTACGCATTTTGACCTTGCCAATAACTACGGCCCACCACCTGGCTCTGCAGAACGCAACTTTGGGCGCATTTTGCAGGAGGATTTCCTGCCGTGGCGCGATGAACTGATCATCTCTACAAAAGCGGGCTACACCATGTGGGACGGCCCTTACGGCGACTGGGGTTCACGCAAATACCTGATTTCGAGCCTGGACCAAAGCCTGAAGCGTATGGGGCTGGAGTATGTCGACATCTTTTATCACCACCGTCCGGATCCTGAAACGCCGTTAACAGAGACGATGAAAGCGCTCGACCATCTCGTGCGTCAGGGTAAAGCGCTGTACGTCGGATTATCCAACTACCCTGCCGAACTGGCGCGTCAGGCGATAACGATCCTGGAGGACCTGGGCACACCCTGTCTCATCCACCAGCCGAAATACTCCATGTTCGAGCGCGCGCCTGAGGCGGGTTTGCTGGACGTACTGAACGAGAAAGGCGTGGGATGTATTCCTTTCTCCCCGCTGGCGGGCGGCCAACTGACCAATCGCTATTTGAACGGCATTCCTGAAGACTCGCGAGCCGCCAGCGGCAGCAAGTTCCTCAACCCCGATCAGTTGACCGAGGAAAAGCTGGTTAAAGTTCGCAAGCTGAATGCATTGGCCGAAAGCCGGAACCAGAAGCTGTCGCAGATGGCACTGGCCTGGATCCTGCGCCACGATGCCGTGACGTCTGTGCTGATTGGTGCCAGTAAAACGGCGCAAATTGATGACGCAGCAGGCATGCTCGAGAATCGGTATTTCTCGACAGAGGAACTGGCGAAAATTGACGCGATCCTTAGCGGGTCAGAATAA